The Onychomys torridus chromosome X, mOncTor1.1, whole genome shotgun sequence genomic interval aacatagaAAGGCAGAACTATCAGAACTACACCCAACTTGTCAACAGAGATTCTGAATGCcaaaaggtcctggacagacttttttttttttttttttttcggctctttctgggatttttatttctttaaaataattcatacaaATGGTTACAGTCACAAACATGATTTTAACCAAAATATTGCTAGCCTACCACATCAGCAGGACGGCAGCACGCAGGCAAGGGTCTGCCAAGCCCTGCCTCCCCCAGGACAGACACCAACGGTCCTGAGCACACTGGGCACTGCAAACACTCCTCTGAGGCGCTCGCGATGCCATCTTCATTTGGAACAAAGGGGTTCATGCCAAAATTAGGAAAAACAgcctttgttgtttttctaaattattctaaaaataagACAAGCAGGTAGAAAAACAATGTACTGTGTGGCATAAAAAGAAAAACGGGAAGGATTCATTGTCCTGAGAAGTGTGCCGACGGCCACATTCCGGGGCACGTGCCAAcgtagaaaaggaaaaataatctcaAACTGACTTGCTGAATGCTCCctcaggttttctttttgttgacaGCTAAGCAAACAAATCCTCTGTAATGTTCTAAAAACTGTACACAGACAAGAACATTCGTGATAGAATTAGCTACTAACTTCTTTTGCTTAACGAGGAACGCAAAGGACACAGGACAGTGAGCCAGCCCACGGGACAACTACAATCAACTTGGGGACATGCTTCCTCTTGCCCCGCCTAGTGCACGCCAGGCCAGTCTCCGGAGCGCCAAGGCCCACACTGGATGCCACCTCTGCACACTTGGGTCCAAGGGCATGTGGTGCCCTCCACAGGCGCCAAGGCTGGAGAGCTCCTCACAGGCTACAACTGGTCACTCCTATGGTCTCTATCCACCTCAGGCTTGACAGTCTGGCCAGGAGAAGGAGCGTGGGTTGGGTGggccacgggggggggggggggggcaggttgtGGGACAGGGACATGGTGCTAAGAACAATACCTTCCACAGCAGCTGGGATGCCAGTGGGGGCCACACTCACCACACCTGGAGGGTACCTGTAGGCAGCCCCATTGGGCTCAGGGTGCACCACAGCAGGGTCCATGCTGGCCCAGTGGGTGGCAGCTGTTAGGTGGTCCTTGTTGACACAGTTTTTCAAGCTATCTGGGATCTGGCCTGGGATGGCTCGCCAGATTTCCCGGGCTGCCTCCTCTCGAATCTCAATGGACGCCTGCTCACTGTACTATGCAGCATGAGGGGTGTAGATGAGGTTGGGTGCATCCTTTAAGGGTCCCTGGCTAAAGCTGAAGGGCTCTGATTCATGTACATCCAGTGCTGGGCCACGGATCCCCCCTTCCTTCAGGGCCTGGGCCAGCGCCTTCTCGCTGGACAGatattttgcagacactaagagaccatggatgccagcccacactactatacccagcaaagctttcaatcaccatagacagaatgcacaagacattccaagacaaaaccagatttaaacaatatctatctacaaatccagccctaaagaaagcactataaggaaaactccaacctaaggaagttaggtgtacccacaaaaacacagcaaaatgataaccccacagcagcaaatcccaaagaaggcaaataaacacactaccaccaaaagataacaggaattaataatccctggtcattaatatcccttaatgtcaatgAACTcagttcacctataaaaagacacagactaacagaatggatatgaaaacaggatccatccttctgctgcatacaagaaacacacctcaacttcaaagatagacactacctcagagtacaaggctgagaaaagactttccaatcaaatgaacttCAGCAAGCTGGTTTAACTAtcctaatacctaacaaaatagacttcaaactaaaatcaaaagagattggaaaggacattacatatttatcacaggaaaaatccactaagatgaagtctcaattctgaacatttatgccccaaatacaaaggcacccacatatgtaaaagaaacattactaaagcttaaatcacacattaaacCCCCCACACTAGTagtgtgggagacttcaatatcccactctcaccaatggacagatctgcccgacagaaacataacagagaaataagggatctaacagatgttatggctcaaatggacttaatagatatctacagaatattcggcccaaaagaatacaccttcttctcagcactccagggaaccttctctaaaattgaccatataatagcactaaatgcccacataaagaagctggagaaatctcacactagtgacttgacaggacacctgaaagctctagaacaaaaagaagcaaactcacccaggaggaacagatgccaggaaataatcaaattgagggctgaaatcaataaaatagaaacaaagagaacagtacaaagaatcaaagaaacaaagagttggttctttgagaaaatcaacaggatagacaaacccttatccaaactaaccaaaaggcagagagagaatattcaaattcacaaaatcagaaatgaaaagggagacataacaaaattgacaaaatccaataccccttcatgataaaggtcttggagcgatcaggaatacagggaacatatctaaacataataaaggcaatctacagcaagccaacagccaacatcaaattaaatggagagaaactcaaagcaattccactaaaattaggaacaagacaaggctgtctgctctcccaatgcttattcaatatagtacttgatttttttttttttccagaactgaggaccgaacccagggccttgtgcttgctaggcaagcgctctaccactgagctaagtccccaaccccctcaatatagtacttgaagttctagccagagctataagacagcaaaaggagaacaaggggatacaaatagaaaaggaagaagtcaaactttcactatttgtaaatgatatgatagtattcaTAAGTGGCCCcccaaattctaccagggaacccctacagctgataaactccttcagtaatgtggctagatacaagattaactaaaaaaaaatcagttgtggctgcagaatctacagctaGTCTAACTGAgacttaactatctgagctttcttatagaacccaacagagataccatcaccccttAAACAGCAGGAAACAGTTCTAAGAAGGTGACACCCTTTCTCCCAAAGGTTTCttgtttctcagggttatggatgatggttatagggttgagggtggaagaaaatattagaccCAGTATTGTCCTTAAGAATAGAAAAAGtgtctcgggttggggatttagctcagtggtagagcgcttgcctagcaagcacaaggccctgggttcagtcctcagctcctgtACACTATTATTCATAAGAATGTTAATAGGAAGCAAGCTCCTGCGTCTTTGGGGAAATAGCATATGTAGGAATAATTTCAACTTTAATAACTTACTTAATAAATAATTGACATGTAATTAGTTTATTGTAGAGGTTAAATTGATTAAGGAGGACTGAGGAGGATTTGAAATGGTAAGCCATTTTTTAGATGAACAACCACACAGTAGAGGGTAGAATATAGTCTAGACATAGTATAGAAATGTACATCTCAACAGGGCAGCAGGTCCTAGAGTGGCCAGTGCCATGAATGATGATATCATCTTAAGTGGGAGTACCCCCTCCCCTTGCCCCTTGTGATGCATTACTGTTCCGGAACCCTGGGATCCCACACTGCATTTTCACCTTAGTTGCCACATCCACTTTCCTGAGGCAGTTGGTTGATCCTCTAGGCTCAGCTGAATCAAGATACTTGGTCTCTCTCCAGAGAAACACTCCTTCATCTCCTCCTATGTGAGGTAGGTTCTTTCTGTGGGATGCCCCAATAAGTTAACTGTGAGCCGATAGAAAAGTTAAGAGCCTGTGTAGACCAACCAAGTACTCGTGCCTTTCTTGTGTCTTCAGCTCTAACACTTAGGACTGAGCTTTGAACTAAACCCATCCTGGGCAGTTCCTCAAGGATCCTAGAAACTATAACCATCTGACAGACTCATGTGACACTATTTCTGAGGGAAGCAGTAGTATGCCTTTTAGCTTCACAAACTTTGAAATTACCTATGTGCCCGAGAGTTCCTCCATCCTCAATGTCACCAAATAGTTTCCGTTAGAGAGCTACTTCCCAACTGCCTCTTGGATAAAGCTGCAGTCTTCATGGTCCCAGAGATACCTCAATGTCCACTCACTAAACTTTTCTGATGACTTGAGTGTAAGGTCCCCAGTACTTTGAGACACACTAGATTTACTCTGCATGACAGTTGGTCTGGCAGATGTGGAGGTTCCAGCTCTTTTATCTCAGCAGGAATTTCTAAATTAGCCCAGGAATTCACACTCTACTTAACAGATCCACCTCTTTTCAGCACCGCAGAGCATCATATATCCCTTTCGTTGACCTCTGAAAACCATGAGTTGGGGAGACCATTAAACCGGAGGCAATTCCCTCACCAACTTTATCTCAGAATATGTACACATGTCACAGGACACTGTACCATAAAACAGCGATCTAAATTACTTAGTAGGATGATACAGGGGAATTACTTGagcccagagtttctctgtcAGCTTAGCATCATGTCCATACCATGTCTCCAGGGAAAAAAACTAAGTCAGTAATAGTGTAGACACATGGATTTAAATTTCAGCAGGTTCCAAGAAATGtgtcttttatttaaaactttattgtgtctgttaattgtttttaaaaataaaaataaaaggttaaagCATTTATTTACTGATGAAGGAAAAATTTCTGCTGGGTTGAGAGGCAAGCAAGTgactgaaattgaaaaaaaaaagaacaataaatatcTAAGGTTGTCTTCAACATGAAACGTCTACAATTAACAATATGTACCTATAGCCTTGAGGCTAGAAGGTTATTAATAGTGGGAAGTTAAGAAAGTATCTAAAGCTGGAAGAGAGACTACAGGGAAGGAGCAGGGAGGTGAAatataggcaagacagttgtttagcttgaactgtttagggggcccctaggcagtggcatcaggatccatctctggtgcatgagctgactttttggagcccagtgcctataaTGGGACACctcttagccttgatgcagggggaggggtttggacctgcttcaactgaatgtaccaggctctgctgactccccatgggaggccttgacttggaggaggtgggaataggaggtgggctcggggtggggggggggaagggtaggagctgggaggagggaggacaggggaatctgtggttggtatgtaaaagggatagaaaattcaaataaataaatagatagataaatgaataaataaaaataaaaaaagctcaccctgagaaaggcttgggtGTATACTGGGATCCTGGACACCCAGTGTAGTTGACACCGGCTAATAAGACTTCTAttggcttaaaaaaaagaaaagtataatgGGATACATGTATGAGTAGATCAGCATGAATGCCATCTTTTGAAATCTAACCACAAAAGCTCATgaataataaaacacatttacagagttaaacagcttaataaagaggagagcattcttatTTTGTTAGGTGCCAGCCACCAAGCCTAAGTTTGATAGTCAGGATCGGCATGGAAGAAGGGAGAATGGAGTCCTGTaaggtgttctctgaccttcacagacaTATCGTGGCATGGAGTCACgggggcgcgcgcgcgcacacacacacacacacacacacacacacacacacacacacacacacacactctctctctctctctaataaaaATGTGGTGAAATAGTGAAACCTATTTTGAAGTTCCTTTGCTGCCTCGCTACCACAGACATGTCAGTTTTTACAAAGTCTCTTAGATGTACtacagcatggccttgaactctcctcATCTTCCTATCTCATTATCCCAAGTGATAGGAACACAGGTGTTCACCACCAAGCCTAGCTTCCTAAGAGAATCTGTCCTGAATTTTGttcatgatttattttaattgatagaCAACAATAGTGCATACACAATTAAAACTCCAGTATGGTGATTCaagatacacatatgtatgtgcttaTCAAATATGAGTCATTCATATTTCTCTGTCCTTATGTACTTACTCATCATGTCTTCTACTATTTTCTGGTAAAACTGGGAAACGAATGCAAGGGCCTCTTACATGGTAGGTAGGAATCCTACAGGATTTAACTACATATTGCCCAGCCTGGCCatgatctcactttgtagctcaggcaggcATTGAACATAGGATCCttttacctcagcctcccaactgtCTTGTATCACAGGCATAGGAATGGACCTTTggcttccctctcccttccttacAAATTCACCATATGTAGCTATAAGCTGTAGTCACTAAAGTGTACTGCAAAATACTAGCAAACTACTACCCTTCCTTTCTACTTGTGCTGGGTGTTCGTTGTACCTCCTTTTTCTGATCTCCCCACCACCTATCTTCCAGTGACAACTGTTTTATCCTTACCTTCTATGAAGTCAGTTCTCACTTCCCTCATATGGCTGAGAACATGGGTCTGTGCTTGCCTAATTCAATGAACATGCCAGGGTAAATAATCAGGACAGATGCTTGACCCACTCTTGGAGACTCCATTTAACTTTATACATGCTCCTTCCTTCACAGGACATTTTGTTTAGTGCTGGAAGAAAATTAGATGGTGTCTTTTCAAAATCCCATTGATCCTACTAACATGAAAACAGTGAGTTCCTGCGTAAAGAGCTCTGTGGAAGAGACTCATGAGCCAAAGAACATATGTGAGGTGAGATGATCAGGTAGCGGGTGGGCAGAAGCAGCTGAGTGACCAAGGGCCATGGTTGAAAGATTTCTCAGAAGGTGGAAACCAGAGGCACTCAGGACAAGGACCGAAGTCTCCATAGGACCTCCATAAGTCTCAGGATTTCTCTCtccacacacgcatgcatgcacacactcatgtgagCATGCAATAAGTCCTTCTCCAGCATCCCTGAAGACTTCAGATTGGTGATCTAGTACTAAATGCATTTGGTGACACTTAGCTCCTTGGAAGCAGGGGAAAAGAACTGATAACCAGCACTGAGCATTTCCAGTGTAATGGTTGTTATTCACATCTCTCACTTGACCCTCACTTTTCTAAGGGTCAATCATCTTGATTTTCTAGATGGACTACCAGGGTCCATCAACACAGAGGGTATTCAGAGCAGCAGAGTAGTTGCcagaatttatatttctttcttttctaggcCATCCAGGATATTTCTACATACTTTTCTGAGGAAGAGTGGGCAAAGCTGACTAAATGGCAGAAAAGTGCCTACGTGTATATGAAAAGAAACTACATCAGGATGACGGGCCTAGGTAATAGGAAGTTCTGGGTTCAGACAAAACTAGGTGTCTCCTAGTTATTTTCTCTGCCACAGCTTCATCTCAACATGTAGCACGTCCCTATCCCACATGATACTTTTCTTGACCTCAAGGTGCTTGCTGAGCATGCTGCTCTTCTCCATCTTGTTCAGGGCTCAGGCAATAGGGCTTAGGTCTGCAGCCTGCACTTGTTTTTCCTGCAGGCTCATGTTCTTGGGGCCTTAAGGTCTGTGCTGCATCCCTGATCCTAGTTGCATTTCCCCTCTTGAGCCATCTGTTAAAGAACAAGCACTTTGCTTCCTCTTAGGGGTCACGGTCAACCAACCAGTTTTCATGCGCTGCAAGGAACAGACCAAAGAATCGCTGGTGGAAAGTACTAAAGTTCGTGGCCGTATCAGTGAAGGTGAGTGgtcaggggtaggggtggggggggggggggggggtggggggtgcggCGGAGGTTGTGAAGGCTCACCTTGATTTCAGTCAAGTTTCCTGGTAAGGTCACAGGCaggtctcttcctcctcctcctcctcctcctcctcctcctcctcctcctcctcctcctccttcttcttcttcttcttcttcttcttcttcttcaggttAGGGCTGTGTGGAAAGGAATTCATTCAGAGGATTATGTAGAAGATCCTgtcatataaaaaaaatctaaaacattaaaaagaaagtacATTATTTTGGATAATAAGTAAATGGCAAATGGGTAATATCTTCAGTTGGAATGTGCACTGTCCTGC includes:
- the LOC118573951 gene encoding protein SSX1-like, whose amino-acid sequence is MVSFQNPIDPTNMKTVSSCVKSSVEETHEPKNICEAIQDISTYFSEEEWAKLTKWQKSAYVYMKRNYIRMTGLGVTVNQPVFMRCKEQTKESLVESTKVRGRISEDEHPEESYDMKQIKRLKLTPLTIDLYDIKDRLTFEGGGFWINPWRHRLRERKNRVIYEEISDPEESDDDDD